The Mangrovibacillus cuniculi sequence CTGAGCACCTGCTTTTTTGGTTAGATAAAAAATGTCAGCAACCCTATTAATAGGAGTGGTGCGAATAGGACTACATATCCAAGGGGTGAGCAAAATTTAGCGTAAATCCAATACCGAAGCGCTTTTCCACAAAGATAGATGGATCCTCCGAGTTAAAGTAGATTAGTCCGCCTTTCCAATAACGATCGTCGTCAAAATTAACTGTTGTTTCATCCACAACAACAATTACATCCGAGTCTAGATCAGAATCTTTCATTCCAACTTTCACGGCTAAAGCAATGGCTGCTATCGTCACCAGAGCAGAAAAGCCAAGCGGAGCAACAATCAGAGCAAGGCCGTCTATCTTTTCAGGATTCACGGTTGTATATTGCAAAAACGTAAACAAGATAGTGGTTGCAACGGAAACGAAAAACAGTAGCCAACTTGAATATTTTCGCAACTTTAGCTGACGTGCTTTGGACGCTGGGATATTCCCGGCACTCAGCTTAATACCAGAACGTTTTGTCATTTCGTTAATTCCAATAAACATGGCATTTAAGCATAGAGAAATGATTGGTAAGATCAGAACCGAAAGATATGTCTTATCCGTCCAAGCATCCGGTTGACCATCGGGACCCCAATGAGTCGGAAGCGGATCAGGAAATGCACCGAAGTTTACGACGGTAAAAGCAATTAAACCAAACGTAATAAGCATTGGAATGATGAAAATGCTTAGCGGCAACATCTCATCTTGTGCGCGGATATTTAGCTCCGTCACGTGCACTTGCTTCTGATCTTTAAACCATCTTTCCGCCTTCTTGAGTTTTGTAACTTTCGACTGGAAAAAGAAAAATAGTGCCATGGAGATGAACAAAATGATAAATGGTAAAAGAAGTGCTAGTAAAACTGGGTTTGTTCTAGTTGGTGAAAATAAGAAAGCGGCCAAAATCACTAATGATAAACTGCTAGATAACACAGTGTACATAATCTTGTAACGCACAAGTTGTGGATTTCGTACTTCCGCAACAGGAACGGTAACTCCAAAAACTACTGTGCGCTTTACCATGAAAGGTAAAACGGCTTGTAGAATAACTAATATCCCCACTGTTAAAATAAGTATGGAAACATCCATCTTAATCCCCCTTTACATCTTCAATGATTTTTTTAATTAGTTGTTGAATTTCCTCTTCCGAAAGACCAATGATGAGCGACTCCACAAGAGTAGGGCGGAGTGCTTCTGATAGTTGATGCAGGAAATCTTCCGTCATATCTTCTTTTGAAAATTCTTCCACAACGGCTCCAGACTTCGGAACAATGCGGATAATGCCTTTCTTCTCCAACTCATGATAACTCTTGTTTACGGTATGCATATTTACGCTAAGGTCACCGGCTAAGGAACGAACAGACGGAAGAACGTCGCCGGGTTTCAAGTCTCCACGCACAATCCCTTCCATAATGCTATTGCGCAACTGTTCGTAAATAGGTACGTCAGATGCAGGATCTAGTTGAATAAACAAAAGGTCACCTCCTGATTGTTATAGTTTTAGTATAACAGAAACTGTTCTATATAGTATATAACAAAGTGGTGGGGATGATACTATTTTTTCTTTTGGTTGGAGAAATGGGTGTGTGATGTGGGATCTATGCTGGCGGCTTAAGCGCTTAAGCCGCGGTGAAGGGAGAGAAGTCGCAGCGGCAAGTCGGAGAAGTCGAAGAAAAAATACCGCTGCGCCATGCACAAAAGCGCTTAAGCCGCGGGAGAAGAAGTGCAGTTTCGGCGGCAAGTCTGAAAAGCCGCCGAGAAAGCACCGCTGCGCCATGTGCAAAAGCGCTTAAGCCGCGAAAGAGGAAGAGGAGTCTGAGCGGCAAGTCGGAGAAGCCGCTGGGAAAGCACCGCCGTGCCGTGTACAAAAGCGCTTAAGCCGCGGGAGAGTAAGTGCAGTACCGGCGGCAAGTCGGAAAAGCCGCTGAGAAAGCACCACCGCGCCATGTACAAAAGCGCTTAAGCCGCGGGAGAGGAAGTGCAGTCCCGGTGGCAAGTCGGAGAAGCCGCCGAGAAAGCACCGCTGCGCCATGTACAAAAGCGCTTAAGCCGCCAGGAGGAGAGGCGGAAGAAGGCGACAAACCGAGAAAGTCGCTAGGAGGAAAGGTGGAAGAAGGCGACAAAGCCAGAAAGTCGCCAGGAGGAAAGGCGGAAGAAGGCGACAAACCGAGAAAGTCGCCAGGAGAAAAGACGAAAGAAGCCGACAAACCGAGAAAGCCTACAAAAAGAAAAGTATACGAAATTAAATAATTATTTATTGTAAAACAATAAATAATATGCTATTTTCAATATATCAAACAATAAAGAGGTGCTTCCCATGAACAGAGGGTCTACACTGTTTTTGAAAATTACGCTTTTCATCATTGGCTTACCCGTATTGATTTTATGTTTAACGGTCTTACCGAAAATTGGATTAGAAGCATTAGGCAATATTCAAAACCAAGATTCCATTGGATACCTTTTCCTTGCGATTCTAATCATCATGTATCTATCCGCAATCCCATATTTCTCTGCGCTATTCCAAGCTTTCCGCTTATTGCGCTTCATCGATCTTGGCGAAGCTTTCTCGGAATTATCGGTCGCATCCCTAAAGAAAATCAAGCAGTACGCGCTCATCATCAGCGGTCTTTACCTAGCTGCACTGCCTCTCCTTTACCTAGTCGCAGAAAACGATGACGCTCCAGGCCTCATTCTCATCGGCTTCATCATCATGACGGCATCCCTTGTCATCGCGATTTTCGCAGCGGTACTGCACCGCCTTTTACGACAGGCTATTGAGATAAAATCAGAGAACGATTTAACAGTGTGAGGTGAGATTATGGCAATTATTATTAATGTAGATGTGATGTTGGCAAAACGTAAAATGAGTGTGACGGAACTCTCGGAGAAGGTTGGTATCACAATGGCGAACTTATCGATTTTGAAAAACGGGAAAGCGAAAGCTGTGCGGTTCTCCACTTTAGAAGCGATCTGTAAAGCGCTCGATTGCCAGCCAGGCGACATTTTAGAATATCGACCGGATGAGGCAGAGTAATGAGAGCCCTCACCCAGCTTCTTCACTTTGGATACCAGCAAGCGCTAGCGTGTGCATTTCCAGTAGCGATTTTTGGGGCACTAGCTTTTACACAAGTAGTGTCACTTCCCTTTTTACCAAGGTATGATTGGCTCCTTCTCTTCTGTATTGCGGTGCAGGTCGTCATGGTCTATACGGGACGGGAAACAAAAGACGAGTTAAAAGTAGTCATGATGTTTCATATAATTGGCCTTACCTTAGAAATATTCAAAGTACACATGGGCTCATGGGCATATCCGGAAGAGGCATATACGAAAGTGCTCGGGGTACCACTTTATAGTGGGTTTATGTACGCGAGTGTCGCGAGTTACCTTTGCCAGGCGTGGAGAAGGATGGGTGTGCAACTCATTGATTGGCCTCCGTTATACATGGTGGTGATGCTCGCCGTAATGATTTACAGTAATTTTTTTACTCATCATTTCTGGTGGGACGTGAGGTGGGTTTTGATAGGAGCTGTACTACTTATTTTCCTGAAATCGGTCGTTTTTTATGAAGTAATTGGCACGCGTTACAACATGCCAGTGCCTCTCGCGTTCGCACTAATTGGCTTTTTCATCTGGATCGCGGAGAACATCGCGACGTATTTCGGAGCGTGGCAATATCCGAATCAAGTGGATGCCTGGAGTCTGGTGCATCTCGGAAAGGTTAGTTCGTGGTTTCTGCTTGTAATTGTGAGCTTCTTTATCGTGGCTGCGTTGAAGCAGGTGAAGGAAGAAGAGGTAACTACCTCTTTTCCGTTACCCGATATGAAAATGAGATCGAACAAGAGTATAGATTAGCAAGATGTATCGATACCATTTCTCCATAAAGCGATCGCTTTTTCTATAAAAGCAGGAAGGTTACTGGAGGTAATATCATTAGATTTTTTTAATCGTATACACCCTTTTCCAACGTTAAAACCTTCAAGAAGTTGTTGTGTAGGGTCAACCTTCTCGATATTTCCAACATATAAACTAACATAATTCTTTTGGGCATTCAGATGAAACAGATAATCATTGCCTTTTCCAAAAGCAAGCATCTTGTACTGAATGCCTTCTTCTAATTCTGGAGCCAACGTTTGGATTAACTCGCGGATTGCTAGTAATTTATCTTTTCGCCAGTCATGTTCAAGCACTTCGATATATTCATGAGGCGTGGAGACATCATATTGCATAGGGCTCACCCTTTCTATAAGTAATTAATCATTAACTAGTTTTCATTTCCTCCAACAACTTCTTCTGTATGTTCACTAATTTGTCCATACCTCGAGAATTTATTTCCTGGTTTTCCAAAAAAAACTCCGCAAAGTTCTGTCCTTCAAATCTAGGAATTATATGCATATGGAAGTGAGTGAGGTCATCAAACTTCCCACCGTTCTGCAAGATGGTAATGCCGTCTGGTTTAAAGAGCTCTTTAAGCACTTTTGTTAAAAGGCCAGCTGCGTGCATAATCGACAGAGATGTTTGGTGATCCAAGTCATCGAAGTATCTAACGTGTTTTTTTGGGAGAATTAAAACATGCCCCTCATTGTATGGATCGATGTCTAAAATACAGCTGACATGTTCGTCTTCGTAGATTAGGTGTGTTGGAGCTTGATGGTTTGCGAGCAAACAGCC is a genomic window containing:
- a CDS encoding GntR family transcriptional regulator, whose amino-acid sequence is MFIQLDPASDVPIYEQLRNSIMEGIVRGDLKPGDVLPSVRSLAGDLSVNMHTVNKSYHELEKKGIIRIVPKSGAVVEEFSKEDMTEDFLHQLSEALRPTLVESLIIGLSEEEIQQLIKKIIEDVKGD
- a CDS encoding HIT family protein, giving the protein MTCVGCLLANHQAPTHLIYEDEHVSCILDIDPYNEGHVLILPKKHVRYFDDLDHQTSLSIMHAAGLLTKVLKELFKPDGITILQNGGKFDDLTHFHMHIIPRFEGQNFAEFFLENQEINSRGMDKLVNIQKKLLEEMKTS
- a CDS encoding iron chaperone, producing the protein MQYDVSTPHEYIEVLEHDWRKDKLLAIRELIQTLAPELEEGIQYKMLAFGKGNDYLFHLNAQKNYVSLYVGNIEKVDPTQQLLEGFNVGKGCIRLKKSNDITSSNLPAFIEKAIALWRNGIDTSC
- a CDS encoding helix-turn-helix domain-containing protein, whose translation is MAIIINVDVMLAKRKMSVTELSEKVGITMANLSILKNGKAKAVRFSTLEAICKALDCQPGDILEYRPDEAE
- a CDS encoding DUF817 domain-containing protein, whose translation is MRALTQLLHFGYQQALACAFPVAIFGALAFTQVVSLPFLPRYDWLLLFCIAVQVVMVYTGRETKDELKVVMMFHIIGLTLEIFKVHMGSWAYPEEAYTKVLGVPLYSGFMYASVASYLCQAWRRMGVQLIDWPPLYMVVMLAVMIYSNFFTHHFWWDVRWVLIGAVLLIFLKSVVFYEVIGTRYNMPVPLAFALIGFFIWIAENIATYFGAWQYPNQVDAWSLVHLGKVSSWFLLVIVSFFIVAALKQVKEEEVTTSFPLPDMKMRSNKSID
- a CDS encoding DUF2975 domain-containing protein, with the translated sequence MNRGSTLFLKITLFIIGLPVLILCLTVLPKIGLEALGNIQNQDSIGYLFLAILIIMYLSAIPYFSALFQAFRLLRFIDLGEAFSELSVASLKKIKQYALIISGLYLAALPLLYLVAENDDAPGLILIGFIIMTASLVIAIFAAVLHRLLRQAIEIKSENDLTV
- a CDS encoding DUF1648 domain-containing protein — translated: MDVSILILTVGILVILQAVLPFMVKRTVVFGVTVPVAEVRNPQLVRYKIMYTVLSSSLSLVILAAFLFSPTRTNPVLLALLLPFIILFISMALFFFFQSKVTKLKKAERWFKDQKQVHVTELNIRAQDEMLPLSIFIIPMLITFGLIAFTVVNFGAFPDPLPTHWGPDGQPDAWTDKTYLSVLILPIISLCLNAMFIGINEMTKRSGIKLSAGNIPASKARQLKLRKYSSWLLFFVSVATTILFTFLQYTTVNPEKIDGLALIVAPLGFSALVTIAAIALAVKVGMKDSDLDSDVIVVVDETTVNFDDDRYWKGGLIYFNSEDPSIFVEKRFGIGFTLNFAHPLDM